The window TTTTTTTAAGTATTTTTTTACAATAAAAAAAATTAGATAAAAGAATTCCTATAGTCGCTCCATGACTAGATAATCCCCTATAACCAATAAATTCATAACCTTTAATTATTCCTAATAAAGAATGATCATTGTTTTTTTTTATCGGAAGTAATGCTTCTATCCAATGATCAGAAAAGTATGATAAATCATAGAAGAAAATTTGTCCAAATCTAGCTCCTATAAGGGTTCCAAAAAAAGTATATATGAATAAAGGTTCTAAATATTTTCTATGTATATTATCGTTTTTATAAATATATTTCATTATATACCATCCTAATAAAAAAGAAATAATAAACATTAGACTATATATATGAATAAAAAAACCTTTCCATAAATTAAATTTATAAATTGGATCCCAATTAATATATTCTAACTTTATCATATTCATTTTATTGGATCATATCCTGTAGATCCCCAAGGGTTACATTTCATAATTCTTATTAAACTTACAAAAATAGCTTTAAAAAAATGGAATTTTTTTAAGGAAAAAATCATATAATCGGAACAAGTAGGAATATACCTGCAATTATTTCCTATCCATGGAGAAATACCTGTTTGATACAGTTTGATACTTTTTATAAAAAAAAAATTTATGATTTTCATGTTTTATTTATTTTATTATTTAAGTACAAAATAGTTTTTTAATTAAAATTAAAATGATATAAAAAATATTTATAAAATATAATATATCTATAATCTATAGAAATAATACAATAATCATGAATAAAATTATATTTCATTTAAAAAAACATTTATTTTTTCATAAAAGTCTATGGAATTATCTATATGAATCCAATGTTTTGCTTTTTTTATAGTTAAAATTTTTGCTTTTGGAAATAATTTTAATATAGAATCATAATCCTTAGGAAGAATATAATTTGAATATTCTCCGCGTAAAAAAAGTGTAGGACCATTATATGACCCATTTTTTATTTTTTGTCTAATTAAACAATCATAATTTTTTTCAATTCCAAATAAAAAAAAACGGAAACGCAATTTTCCATTTTTTTGTTTTTTAGTACATTTAGAAAAAAATAATCTAATTTTTATATCAGAAATCCACGTTTTCATAAACAAATCAAGATCTTTTCTTGTTTTAATTACATCAAAATCTACTTTTTTTAAAATACGAATCAAATTTTCTGAATATGTATTTGTATAAGCATTTGGACTGATATCTACAATAATAATTTTTTTTGGAATTATAGGATAATTTATAGAAAATTTCATGACAGCTTTTCCTCCCATAGAATGGCCTAGTAAAATAGGATGATTTAATTTGTGATAATGGATATAGTCTAATATATCTTTTGATATTATATCATAATTCATTTTTTCTGAAAAAAAACTTTTTCCATGATTTCTAATATCTAACAAATGAATTTTATAGTTTTTTTCAAATTTTTTAGCAAAAGAATTCCAATTATCTCCATTCCCAAATAATCCATGAAAAACTAAAATGGAAGGACCAGATCCAAATATTTTAGAATACAATATCATGGTAAATTAATTTTTATTTTTTTTAAATAACTTTGAATTGTATTCTCTAATCCCATATATAAAGCTTCACTAATTAAAGAATGTCCTATAGAAACCTCTGCTATAAAAGGTATTTTTTTAATTAAAAAAGAAATATTATCCAAATTTAGGTCATGTCCTGCATTAATCTGCATACAATTTTTAATAGCTTGATTTGCTGTTTTAATATAAGGATTAATACACCCACATTCTTTTATAGCATATCCTTTAGAAAA of the Blattabacterium cuenoti genome contains:
- a CDS encoding alpha/beta fold hydrolase codes for the protein MILYSKIFGSGPSILVFHGLFGNGDNWNSFAKKFEKNYKIHLLDIRNHGKSFFSEKMNYDIISKDILDYIHYHKLNHPILLGHSMGGKAVMKFSINYPIIPKKIIIVDISPNAYTNTYSENLIRILKKVDFDVIKTRKDLDLFMKTWISDIKIRLFFSKCTKKQKNGKLRFRFFLFGIEKNYDCLIRQKIKNGSYNGPTLFLRGEYSNYILPKDYDSILKLFPKAKILTIKKAKHWIHIDNSIDFYEKINVFLNEI
- the yidD gene encoding membrane protein insertion efficiency factor YidD; this translates as MKIINFFFIKSIKLYQTGISPWIGNNCRYIPTCSDYMIFSLKKFHFFKAIFVSLIRIMKCNPWGSTGYDPIK